Genomic segment of Terriglobales bacterium:
CAAACGCGGGAGGCGCTGCGGGGCGCCGACTTCTCCCAGATGCCGCTGACCCGGGTGCTGATGGGCCTGCGCAAGCTGGGCTGGTCGCGGCGAAAGGCAGCGCAGGCGGGCTCCCAGGAAGAGCGCTTGCGCGCGGCCGGCTTCATCCGCATCCCCACGGGTTCGGAGGACGAGGTGCTGCTCGGAGTGGTGGGCCGCTTCTGGAGGCTGGACAGCGGCACCCTGGGCGGGCTCACGACCGAGGAGATCATCGCCTTCGAGCGCGACGGCTACGCCAAGGCGATGTGGAACTTCACGCTGGAGCGCGAGTCCGACTCCGTCACCCGCCTGGCCACGGAGACCCGCGTAGTGGTGTATGGCAGCGCAGCGCGCCGCAAGTTTCGCGCTTACTGGCTGCTGGTGGGGCCGTTTTCCGGGCTGATCCGCAGGGAAATGCTGCGCCTGGTGCGCCGCAGGGCCGAGGCCGCAGGCTGAGGCCGCGTGCTACCATCGAAGCCGAGCTATGCGCATCCTCTTTATTGGCGACATCTTCGGCAGTCCGGGGCGCGGCATCGTGCGCGACCACCTGGCGGACATCGTCTCCGGGCAGAAGATCGACCTGGTGATCGCCAACGCCGAGAACGCCGCCGGGGGCTTCGGGGTGACGCCCTCGATTGCCGAGGAGCTGCTGGAGCTGGGCATCGAGGTGCTCACCACCGGCAACCACGTGTGGGACAAGAAGGAGATCATCGACTACATGCGTTCGGCGGATGGCGACGCCAAGAGCGCGG
This window contains:
- a CDS encoding YmdB family metallophosphoesterase is translated as MRILFIGDIFGSPGRGIVRDHLADIVSGQKIDLVIANAENAAGGFGVTPSIAEELLELGIEVLTTGNHVWDKKEIIDYMRSADGDAKSA